The sequence below is a genomic window from Bdellovibrio bacteriovorus.
CCCTTTTAAAACGACAGCATTGTCATCGTGACGGAACACCGTCAAAACAGCGTTCGGATTTACCGCATCACCATTCCAAATATCCGAAAGTGCATAGCCTTCGGGTTTTAATTTTTTTTGCTCTTCCGCACGCGCTCTCCGGTAGTTCTCTCGGTGATCAATCAGTTTTTTGTAAAAGACCGGAGTCTCTTTAATGTCAACATCACTGCCGAAAACTCCTGGCAGCATCAAAAGATTTTCTACTTTACCCACGTACTCTTTGGAAAGAACCATGTTGTCTGATTTTGGATTTAAGAAAAACACATAAAATTGTTCCTGAATGGAGTTTACCGCCATGCTGCCATTACAAACCGGTCCTTTAATAAAAGTACTTACGTGGTATTGAGCATCGTCTAACAAAAACTGATAACGAGCTTTCACAGGTATATCTTTAAATGCAATGAACGGGTTTTCCGCGACGCCTGATTCATAGGAAGGCATGGCGCTGACCTTCCAAGATTTTTCCCAGAATATTTTTTTGATACGATCCAGCTTGGCCGGGCTTAAAGCATAGGGAATGTGGGTTTTCATGACCACCGTACCCGGGAATTTCGTAAAACAATAAAAAAACTTTTTTACTCCGGGATCGTCATTAGGTCGACGGGTGGAGATTTCCTGCACACCATTCTGGCAAGGTGTTCGTGAACGCACCAGACGGAAGAATATATCGTTTGCTTCCGGAAAATGAAGGTGCGCTAAGAACAAGTGCTCATATAAATAGCGGCTGACCAATTTATGAGTTGGGTCCGTCTGATTTAAAAATTTTTGCCAAACTTGAATTTGTTTTTGTATTTCTACAGGAACACGAGCGAGTTCCTTTTGCGCTTCAGAGTTGGGGCCTTGAGCTCCTCCTTCAATCCAAGTTTGGATCGTGTCTATCTCCATAGCATTTAACGGCGGCAGTCCATAGGGCATTCCAAGATAAGGAGCCTGCTTTTGCAATTTCTTAAAATCTTCTGCGGGAGAAGCACAGATTTGGGTTTGGGCGACCTGCTTTTCGATTTCGATGTTCTGTTTTTCTGCGCGTAAATTGAGAAAACTCAAAAACAGATTTCCCTCTGATTTTCGAGAGTTATTCAAATCAAAGAAGCCTTTTTCCTGCCAGGCTTTGGCGCCATGAGCATCAATCCACAGTCGTGATGGAGGCACGCTTTGGGTGCGAGTTCCATCGTAGACATTCAACTTATTGGCACCTCTTTGAAACCCCTCAAAGTTCTGCAAATTCAACTGGCAGGGAGCATTAAAACAGCTATGGCAGGCTACGCAGCGGTTAT
It includes:
- a CDS encoding fatty acid cis/trans isomerase, with amino-acid sequence MQFINMLVLCFISVVMTSVSKAEEPNFDLYTRKVQPIFDNRCVACHSCFNAPCQLNLQNFEGFQRGANKLNVYDGTRTQSVPPSRLWIDAHGAKAWQEKGFFDLNNSRKSEGNLFLSFLNLRAEKQNIEIEKQVAQTQICASPAEDFKKLQKQAPYLGMPYGLPPLNAMEIDTIQTWIEGGAQGPNSEAQKELARVPVEIQKQIQVWQKFLNQTDPTHKLVSRYLYEHLFLAHLHFPEANDIFFRLVRSRTPCQNGVQEISTRRPNDDPGVKKFFYCFTKFPGTVVMKTHIPYALSPAKLDRIKKIFWEKSWKVSAMPSYESGVAENPFIAFKDIPVKARYQFLLDDAQYHVSTFIKGPVCNGSMAVNSIQEQFYVFFLNPKSDNMVLSKEYVGKVENLLMLPGVFGSDVDIKETPVFYKKLIDHRENYRRARAEEQKKLKPEGYALSDIWNGDAVNPNAVLTVFRHDDNAVVLKGAVGDLSKTVFILDYPLFERLVYNLVVNFDVFGNVSHQLLTRVYMDMIRMEAEELFLMFLPPEERLQYRREWYKGLLTQVKMTYVFPTIGSSEPTAVRFTEEGQTKKQMVEKILFFHLNEKVRGRLDTVNWKTLQVPESMQPQFRVEGFNAELRKIAAIKADGKTPFAQYFPDVAYLKVVMNSGDLKVYSLIHNKEHESVSWILAESLRMAPKEDSLTVYEGFWGPYPNIIFDVKENDLSTFVTAAQKVKSEKDYQKLVTTFGIRRSNQAFWTHYDELNSHYRRTDPVNFGYLDLTRYELK